The DNA region TTACACTAAAACTCCTGGCTCTTTCTAAAAGATGTGCTTTTGAACATTGAGAGAAAGACCCTACCATTAGTGTCACTGTTTAGTGTTAGTGGCACTGTTTGTGTGAGAGACAACGAGGTTTCAGACAGACAATAACTTTAGTTGTGTTAAcacaaatgttaattatttataaactaaaaaCACCTTGTGTTTCTAGAAGGTGAGTTTTTATTTGTATGGTCATGACATACAGTATGATTGCAAATCAAACGCAGGCACACTTGTGTTTGCTACTGCATATACTAATCACAGGCTTTTGTAAAGAAAGAGGATTATAGTTTATAGCTGTTTAGtatggtaacaaaaaaaaagcttacacATTTTTGTTTGCTTCCTTTTAGAAgggtattttattgtttgtatgcagttttttatttgtttgtgtgagaGATGACGAGGTTTCAGACAGCTGCTTACGAGCCTCCAGCTCCTGAAACATaaatgaagaatataaaaaacatttgtatttgaatatgcaaaaaatatacaAGGGCTGTCCAGAGAGTATCCAGCCATGTAATTCAAAACTCTCTTCATGCTTttgcaaaagtattgcatttcCCCAAGAATCCTTTGGGTTCACTTGCAGAAGGTTAGCATTCTCCTgcaaaattactgcatttcctaGAGTAAACTTTGCATTATTTCGCAAAACTACTGCATTCTgccaagaaactttgcatttgctcCTAAAAAATCATGCAACTCCGAATGAACTACAGGTATTAATGTTCAATTTCTTTTGCACAGAGCAATgattttgcttcataagacctcaatatattgtcaggagccaTATGTATTAAATTTTGTGTCccctgattttaatttttttttactttcaaagtgactgtagccattgacttgTTTTTCACGCATTACCAAGGACCATGGTTtcagctacaaaaaaataaaaataataataataataataataataatctttactgttctactaaatacaaaaaagtcaattAACAGCAAACACAATAGCGGCAGAACTGAGGGCCGGAGGGGCTCTTTGAAAGTATGCCTTAAAGGCTGTGTTGTAGGTGTGTCTGAAAGCCGTCACGAGCGGAGACATGTCTGAGATGGCCACTTTCAGCTCACAGGGGGACAGAACAGCTACCGAACCTGACGAATGTGACTGTAGGAACTCACACTGAGGAACAGAGAGGATCATGCTATTATTATGGAAACCAAACACATCATATCAGATGTGAAAAATGGCACATGATGGTTCCACCTCTTTGTGGAGCTCATCTAATGTGCTCTGTGTAAACTGCAGCAGTGCCATGGCCTCTGTCAGGCTTTCTTCTCCATGACTTCCTAGTCGGGAATGTTGATCACTCCTTCAACGGCAGTACATAACAACCGTGTTAAAGACAACAGTTGAAAACGTACATGGGTGCAGAACAATCATACAGACCTGTTTATGAAATCACTAGGTTTACTGTGTTGTTTTCCTTTCGTTTAGTTGTGAGTTGACTGTTAGATGTTCACGGATATGCGCAGGCCAAGGGTTGCAATCCGGATTCAGGAGCATATCCAGGTCTGATAAGTGATCCTGAAACATTAGTTCCTGAAGAAGATCATCATTCCTCACACTGTCATCACCAGAGGATGAGTTCTGCCTACATCCATCAAAACAAACCACATAGAAACAAGACCACATTAAATTATCGCAGGGGCTTAGGAGGGCAGGACTCAAGGTTGATGTTAAATCAATGCTACAAAAAGCTGCAAAAGTCAGATACCTATAGTTTATAGAGGAGTCTGCTTGAATGACCATTAGAAGCTGCTCCAGAAACCTCAGCTGCTGTAATTGTGGTGCAAGACCCTGAAAATATAACAGACACGACAggacacattcattcattctgttttaGATAATACATGTAAAATGATTAGATAAGAATAGTTGTTCTTAACCAAGTATCAATCTGTCCCAAACATTTTTGCTTGTTCAGTCATGTTAACAAAGTATTCAACAGTGTTGCTAAAGGAGcatgtgaaaaacacaaaaacatttcagaggAATCTTTATTCTGCTCTATACATAAACTACACTAGACAGTATAAAGATCAGCATCGTATAACTTCATACCTTGATTAAATCCTGGTCGTTAGCTTTACATAACATCATTTCATAACCAAACCGTGCAAGTTCTGTCTGCAAGAGAGAaagcacaacaaaacaataagtatatataaccatatattaaacaataagcacaagaaaataacaaaaaaaaaaaaaaaattgaaacagagCAGACCGAAATTTTGTTGGATCTTCtcttggtaaataaataaataaatatcagagtATACTTATGCAAAACTGAAACAACTTACTTATTCTAACCTGtgcttattttttgttaaaatgtataaaattaattgttataatatttgttttttaattaatttataattaggtgggattgttattttatttttgttaaaaatgtaagcagtcattattttatgcacaaaaaaatacGTTTTAACAAGACACATTCTAATGTAGAGCTTAAATTTaaagcttacatttttttttttttaaaacagattgtTTTTATGCATGAAAACTTCTTTTCGTCTTTGCCCCATACACTGTAttttttgcactgtattttttgtattacacaAATGGTGTCCTAGTAGCTCACAGACCTAAAACACAAACCCAACACAGCCAGTTTTAAATTCGCGAAACATCAGAAAATGATTGAGTGTGTCATTTTCTGTGTGTGGTGTCTATGAAGATGTGTAAACTACCTGAAGGGTGTTGTAAACTCGCACAGACAGCATGTTTGCGTGCGTTAGCGTCATTCAGCGCATGCGGCTACAGCGACCCCCGGCGGCCACAAGCATATTACAACGAATTCACAAGGGCTTACTATAATTATACAGGCCTAAGTAGGGTTATAATATTTACCTTgagcattataataattataataactgaGGATTTTTGTTTGGTGATTCAGTAAAACAAATAGTGTGGGttattaatttcttatatttCAGGTatggatgtgtgtatgtgtttatatttctAAACATCCCCAAACTGCTTTTAATTCTTCATTTTAGATCATATGCAAAATGACTTATCAATACATCCCAAATATTTTTGCTGGTACAAATCAAATCTTTAATGTACGTATGAAACTTGattaaatgaatctaaaatatttttggacaaaaatatgtttttatttcaaagagGTTTTCAGCAGTGTTGCTATAAAGATGCAATAACCAAGAAAggaaaaaatcacaaacattttacTATGTTCTCTATTGTGTCCTTTATGTAAAAAGGTGTCTTTCACATAAACTGAGAAAAAGACAAATTCATAGTTTGTTAAAAAAGTGCTGCCATAACATTACAAGATATCACATGAGAACTTTTGCTGAGATATGTTATGGAGCAGGCCTACAGTTTCCAGTAATTTGTTTGGTAAATACATGTTGATGACATGAAAGGCAGGTTGAGTGGCAATACGATCATGTGAGCAGTCCTTGTGTGCTTATACATCATCAGTGAAGTTTAAAGATCTGGTCTGAGCGAGTGCAGTTTCAAATATTACACTGCCCCTGAAACAAGGGGATGAGATGTAAAGTTAGTACAGTCTGAGAATTATCCCGATGTGGAAATAAAGAAGGGATAGATGTTCATAGACGTGCAGATTTTTCATTGGGACATTACCTCAATTAacttaactataaaaataatggaAAGAATGAGTATAAATCTACTTTCTAATGATACTGTGCTGTTACTCTGCTCACCCTCCGGACTCAAATCCCAATGCTGTGATGAAGATGTTGATAAGAACagtaaagaacacaaacacagtcGCAGCATCATTCATTGTGTTAAGCCTTGGCTGTTTCTTAACATCATTCAGGTCATACTTCACTGAAGGGAGCAAGAGAAAACACATCAGTGTTACATCAGTGAAATTACAGCAGGATACTTTCAAAGAGATAACTAACCGATGAAGATGAGCAGGAGGCCAACAATGACCTGCAGTGAGATGGACAGTGAGATCAGAGCGATGAGAGGAACGTAGAAGCGGTGCTGTGCTCCTGAATGCAGCACAGTCTTCAGCTGAGAGGAGTTCGCCATCAGAAGAGCCACATCCAACATGCTCTGTGCCGCACTCTTCTTAGTAGCGTAATGATTCATGTTGAAGCGATGCTGTGCGTTCCCTGCGCCAGGAGCCTGACAGGGAgtgaacattacataaaaaaatctacTGGTGAACACTGTAAACAACTCTTGTTAGTAGCGTAATGATtcatgttggtgtgtgtgtgtgtgtgtgtgtgtgtgtgtgtgtgtatttcaccagccaaaaataaatcataataaataatttaaaatgtcatgatTATATTGTAGTAATACTTAACatgtaatgcatttaatattaagTATTATCCTACTTGTTCACATGCTTAAATACGTATTAGGTACATGAAGTATCAAATAATATCACATTTTAGTGATATTCCCACTGTCTCAGGgggaaaa from Cyprinus carpio isolate SPL01 chromosome B23, ASM1834038v1, whole genome shotgun sequence includes:
- the haus7 gene encoding LOW QUALITY PROTEIN: HAUS augmin-like complex subunit 7 (The sequence of the model RefSeq protein was modified relative to this genomic sequence to represent the inferred CDS: deleted 1 base in 1 codon), yielding MNECVLSCLLYFQGLAPQLQQLRFLEQLLMVIQADSSINYRYLTFAAFCSIDLTSTLSPALLSPCDNLMWSCFYVVCFDGCRQNSSSGDDSVRNDDLLQELMFQDHLSDLDMLLNPDCNPWPAHIREHLTVNSQLNERKTTQKPSDFINRSDQHSRLGSHGEESLTEAMALLQFTQSTLDELHKECEFLQSHSSGSVAVLSPCELKVAISDMSPLVTAFRHTYNTAFKAYFQRAPPALSSAAIVFAVN
- the si:dkey-93l1.9 gene encoding ninjurin-2; the protein is MEEKQPLNESGTVEAPGAGNAQHRFNMNHYATKKSAAQSMLDVALLMANSSQLKTVLHSGAQHRFYVPLIALISLSISLQVIVGLLLIFIVKYDLNDVKKQPRLNTMNDAATVFVFFTVLINIFITALGFESGGGSVIFETALAQTRSLNFTDDV